A single Rhopalosiphum padi isolate XX-2018 chromosome 4, ASM2088224v1, whole genome shotgun sequence DNA region contains:
- the LOC132928674 gene encoding uncharacterized protein LOC132928674, which yields MLALAFIPSDNIPAAFDELKATFPPEAEEVVQWFEDNYVHGRIRRRNQRNELMDHGIPRTQNIVEAWHRRWSTLVGKPHVGVYTIIEELQKEQQRVDLEIECINRGEPKPKPKKQIIDREKRIMTVYKDISNRSVLEFLRGLAHNISI from the exons atGCTTGCCCTGGCTTTTATTCCATCTGACAATATACCTGCAGCATTTGATGAGCTTAAAGCGACATTTCCTCCTGAAGCTGAAGAAGTTGTCCAATGGTTTGAAGACAATTATGTACATGGCCGGATTCGTCGCCGAAACCAAagaaatg AATTAATGGACCACGGAATTCCTAGGACACAAAATATTGTCGAAGCTTGGCATCGACGTTGGTCAACTTTGGTTGGTAAACCTCATGTTGGagtttatacaataatagaGGAGCTTCAGAAAGAACAACAACGAGTTGACTTAGAAATTGAATGTATTAATCGTGGAGAACCAAAACCGAAAccgaaaaaacaaataattgacaGAGAGAAAAGAATAATGACGGTATATAAAGATATATCAAATAGGAGTGTCTTAGAATTTTTACGGGGTTTGGCTCATAATATAtcgatatag